The DNA window TCAGTGTTCGTTCGCTTGGTCTGTTCCTGCAGGGAAAAAAACAACCTTTTCCATTTTCAGATTACAGTATTTCTCTGATTACTCTTGTAACCCAGAGGCCAACTTGAAAACACGCAGAAAATTTGGTTAGTTTTGACTTCTTTCGGAAACAGTTGGTTTTGAGGACTAAACTAGTGGACAGAGAAaatcagttattttttaagacaaCGGAAGATACAGTTATGAGAGAACCAATGCTTATCGAAAGCTCTTCTTTTTCTGACATGGTGTCACAATCTTTATCCGTTGAAACAGATTCAATGCCACAAAGCTTCTTGAAAAGCTCAGAAACAAGAGAATGGTGTTCGTGGGCGATTCAGTAAACAGGAACCAATGGGTGTCGATGGTGTGCCTGGTGGAGGCCTCCATCCCTGATGGCCGCAAGATGCGCGTTTACAATGGCTCCCTTATTTCCTTCAAAGCATTTGTAAGCTTCACAAAtctctcatcttcttccttcAGAAATCAGAAACACTCTGTTTCTATCATCTGaacaacttttcttttttttttttttggtttcttcaGGAGTACAATGCGACTATAGATTTCTACTGGTCGCCACTGCTACTGGAGTCCAACAGCGACAACCCCATCATTCACAGAGTGGAGTACCGGATCATTAGGGCAGACAGGATTGAGAAGCACGCTAGCGTTTGGAGGGATGCTGACGTTATCGTCTTCAACTCTTACCTTTGGTGGAGGAAGCAGAAGGCCGATATGACGATGAAGGTCATGTAAGTACATCTACTTTCCCAGTCAGAAAAAGAAGTtcccttttctctcttccaaaAATGCAACTGTGATTCTGGGGTGACAGCAAGTAAGTTATTGTCTTCCTTGTgcaataatcaataatttagGTATGGATCATTTGAGGATGGAGATGCAACGTTAGATCAGGTGGAAATGGTTGATGGTTTCGAGATAGCTCTCAAGAAGCTAACTGAATGGCTGGGGACGAACATCAACAAGAACAAGACTAGAATCTTCTTTGCCGGCTCCTCACCGGCTCACACCTGGTGAGACAACAGCTCttgcatataaaatattctgAAAACCAACCAAATTCATCACCTCTGCTCAAGTTCCAATCTGGCTTATGCTTAGATACTGAAAATAACAGTCAAGTGCATTGCAGTCTGACAAGAAAATGCTGCAACAAAAATGGATTTCCTTTTTCAGGGCTAGCGACTGGGGAGGAGATGACAACAACAAGTGTCTAAACGAAACGGAACCGATTGAGACAGAAGGATACAAGGGCGCAACAACAGATTACAGCATGATGGACAAGGCGAAAGAAATCTTTGCAACACTGGAGGCAAAGGGCATACATGTTCAGATACTGAACATCACCCAGCTGTCTGACTACCGCAAGGACGCTCATCCCACGATATTCAGGAGACAGTACGTTCCTCTGACGAAACAACAGATTGAAAACCCGAGCATCTACGCGGATTGCATGCATTGGTGCCTCCCTGGAGTTCCTGATGTCTGGAACGAGTTCTTGTACGCATACCTCATGCGCAAatgatatatgtataataatgTGTTCTTAATTTggccaaaaattttctctgtTAACTTGTGGGTGCCTAGCTAGGTATTAGTGCACAGGGCATGGCccccatcatttttttaacatttacaTGTAAAGAGAAAGGAAGAACCTATGTAATCGCAAAATGCAAAGAATTAATTTGCCTCTACTGCTAGGTGGTGTTTGAGATGAGATTAAaggattatataatttttgggaTGGCTATTCGAGGGTATAGACGaatgatttaattattttttaaaaaagttcaaataatAACATTTTGAGGTCTCTTATCCAGTTTGCATTTATAAGATGTCATAGATTCGACGGCTGACGTCGAAAGGTGTTCCATAAAAGGTATTAGAGGTACATAGATACTAAGGGCTAAAAAGTAATGTATACAAAAGCATTTATGTCCACCAAATTGTAGGGGTACCGCAAATGTAGCGCGTAAGTGGATTGAAATGAACCAGAAAAATCTATGATTTACGTGGTAGAAACAAAAATTGTGTTACATTGTAGTTAGTTTGTAAACTTTGGCCTGATTTACGTGATAAAGATCATATTTGCATGGTCTTCAAAAATCTTTCCAACCCGTGGCCAGATTTACATGGCCTTTTGGTGATTCCCGAGTGATGCACTACggtacgtttttttttctgattttcaaGCATAAAATCAAAACGACTcaaataattatcattttaaaaaagaaacatctcTAGGGCCATGGTAATTGAAGTTATGCAATGCAAATTTTGTGaagatttattcatattaaATAAGTATTTGGTTTGATAGATAAATGCTCATGTGAGAAGACAATCAATTCAATATGTTGAGGTCGTACATCGTGGCTATTAGCTAAGGAGATAGTAAAATACAATTCATGAGAACTCTTCACAATAAGGTCATTGAAATTATCACATATTAGATATGTTGAACGAAAGGACagataagtttttatattaaaaaccagTAAATAAGCACAATAAGTGGGTTGTACCACGTGAGATATCGTTgtgtaattaataaaaaaccaacaaacaaataaaataagaagatTTACGTACCCAACAAATTCCAACAGCAACCAACCTAGATCAAATTTGTGTAATCAACCAAAGCCCAAACGAATCTACATCGTACCACCGCCTCTTTCTTCAACGGCCCCGGAACGCAGTGCCACGCACCTTCCTCCGGCAGCACCTCCTCTGGCACCTCTTCATTTGGTGTCTACCATGTAAACAAGACGATACGATGAGAACCCTCATTAACAGATCGAACGCATGAAACACAAAACCAACCTAATAAGGATAATATATCTTCATACTTTTTATGTGCGTAAGGTATATATaccattatatttacatcattATCAttgattataatttatttctattgGTACCTTACCCCAGACAGATCAACGGCTCATGTCGCACTACCTTACTGTACCTTTAGATACCTCATAAGTCATAAACACCGTAAaatccctctatttttttatataatttttatataaaacatacattTAGAAGCTTATGCAGCAGAgactaaaaatctaaaatcactCGTTGGAAACGAACGTGGCCTTGGTTGGTTTTCCGTTCGTTGGTTCCGCAGCTTGTAGCTAGCCCATTTCGATCTTGGCCACCGTTGCTTAAGGGGTCGGTCGGTTTgtcagcccagcccagcccagcccagcagAAGGCTCACATCATCATATAATATAACTAGTGTTTATATTCTTCTGGGTCAAAGGTTCTTATCGATTATCATATATCGctgagaagagaaaaaggcGTGTGTCGtaaagaaatatgaaaaaaaaaaggctctgCTGGTTAATGGTAAAGTGTCATGTAGTAACAATGGGGTGTGGAAAAAGCCAACAtgtttgcaaacgaaaaataatttatgtataaaatttttatatacgtattcttagcgatctaaaatcctaaaatggaaaataaacttcagtaaaaatatcaaaatcaactctaaatttaagattaaatattaaaattttgtcttataaacataatctaAAGAAAAAGGATGGAAGTAAAATGTTGATATGCAATTATGCATTGGAAAAAAAGTCCACGTGTGAATTCATACAAGATTAATTATCCTCTTAACTTTCCTGCTAGATTGAAGCCTGCATGTCTACACTTTGGAATGAAACCGTGTGTATAGACTTGTCACGAAGCATCGGCCTCCAATGAAAAACCTATTGGCAGCTAGCAAAAATCAATGGATATATAAGCCGTTGGTTCCagtattaattaaaattttgagtcTGAAGTGCCAAAATTGCACTGTCATACCTTTAGTGTTTTatgttgttaacttttttaaacatacatatttatagagtaaaatatgtataaacatttaataaaaacattttaaaatataggcCCATGTACATGTACTTGCAATAGCAAGAGCTCTGCCTATATTAAATTAAGAAGGGAGCAAATGAGGTACAGAGGTTTGTACACGGAGCGATGGAAaaggcaaaaaagaaaaaaaactagagaaaagaaaaggacagCGGCTGGGGTGGTTCTAAATCTAATCGTATTACATACATCTGACATATATAGTCAACTGCAGCTGCCTGAGATCCTGTGAAACCAGAAAAGGAAATATACTTGCAAACACCTAGCTGTGCAATTAATCAGGTGAATTTAGATAACATTTGTTTGCCCGAGATGGTGTCTAAATAATGTCCCCTTggtagttaattaatttactaaGATATATTCGGTTGGTTTTGTTTAATGTGTGATCAGttgcaaatgaaaatgaaGAGCATCGATCCAGAGTACGTAGTCCATCGATCCATGTATGTCACGCTTGCATATATGCACATTGCATCGGATTCCTCGATCTGCCTGTagacatatatgcatattgcAGATACAGTTGAGGGTAAAAACAAATTAGAGATGGATCCAATATATATCGTGTTGCTGGCTGCATCAATCGATCGAACGAATGATTGATCGATCCACTGAAACAGATCGATCTACCGCCGCCCCCATATGCAGTACATGGTTTTTTTCCAACTCTGGTTTTCGTGATTTGTTCACATGTTCATGTACATGACAAATTGGCAATCACTACTACAACGTACGTACAGATATCATTCCAAGTAGAAGCTATATATTATAATCTCATCTCTCCACTATAGATCGATCAGTTGCCTAGCTCGAAACTCAAAATTCAATTAGTCAATCTATTACTTAACCAGTTGATGATCAGCCAGGCTGAAGTACTGTTTGCCTCAAAGATGTTAAAAACAGCGAGAGATTATTGCTGTAATTGTTAAACATGAGATCGCATCAATGTCGTAAgtgataatttaaaaaaaccatGTCAATATATGATttcaataaaaagaaaaaagaaatagttttttatcatacttaaGAAGGTATCTAATTTTTAGcgtaaaaacttatattttatataagagtttttttttatcattcataaGACTTAAGATACCGCTAGTGTCAGGacatagagtttttttttaacattcttAAAAAAGTACTTCAAAATAcctatttttcagtgtaaaaatcTAGTACCTCGAAGTATcataattttacatttaaatttttgatacataAATGTACTTTAAAGCTGATAAAAAGCCCAAGGACATAATACATCTAGGTAttacgtacatatatataccaaaattttacacctAATACCTCTATGTATCTTTTGAAGGaccataaaatttatctttagaTAAAAGTACATTGCAGGTACCAAACTTCTAcgctaaaaatttgataccctTACGTAATCtagatactttttttttagaaagtaacatttctcaatttttttaaaaacggaGGCTTTCCCTCTATTCTAAAGCATAAGCATTTTTGATATTGCATTGTTTATGTTTTGGAACGAAGAgaataataactaattaaggGAAAAGTATACACTGATGCATAAGGACTCCATGGTGTTGATGGGCAGTACGGAATCAGTACATGTGTATGCATAAAGAACATACATCTGGAATATtctgtatgtatatgtgtgcATATAGAACACACTATAGAATATTTTGGGCAAGGAGCGAAGTTTGAGAGTGGCATAGTCTCAATCTGGCtgcatgtttgtgtatataaattatgtacgtatgtatgtatagCTAGGTAGCTAGGTGCTAAACTAATTAAGGAGATGGGTGAGTGAACGAGACATGTTTGTCTCGTTTATATTGAgattgagagagagaagaagaaatatataGTGAGGCGACAGCTAGGCGGCGAATCGACCTGCCTGCTGCATATATGGGTGGATATATATAGGAGCTAGCGCGCGGAGGAGAAGCAATGAAGAAGCTTAATTTGCTAGGTAGAGGGAATTAACCAAGAAAAGGCAGCAAGCTAGCCATGGAGGCATCGAACAGGAGGAGGGGTGGtggtcgaggaggaggcgggcggtGGGCGGTGCTGGTGGCGACGGTGTGGATACAGGCGGTGACAGGGACCAACTTCGATTTCTCGGCCTACTCGTCGGCGCTCAAGGCCTCGCTCGGGGTCTCGCAGGAGGCGCTCAACTacctcgccaccgcctccgaCCTCGGCAAGGCCCTCGGCTGGTCctccggcctcgccgtcgtctacCTCCCGCTCCCCGGCGTGCTCCTGCTCTCCGCCAcgctcggcctcgccgcctaCGCCCTCCAGTACGCCATCATCCTCGACCACCTGCACCTCCCCTACCCTCTCGTACGAcacgtctctctctctctcttcctatttacttttcttttcGACTACTGTATATTGATTTAGAGTAGCTTAATTGCCTTAATTATTACTCCACTTGTTCTTCTTCCATTATATATTACCCCTAGCTATATATGATcgatctctatatatatatatatatatatatatgagagttTCATAGGCAATAAATAAGATgtcatatagatatttttaacgATGTGGTaaagtattaatgaaaaaagagataaaatgagtttcatgaaGATGAAACCTTCTGTACACTGTTATCTAGACAGCTTGTGTCTTACATGTAATCTAGAAAACAAGCATTGAGAGATgtgtgttttatcctagttttaaatttttaagatgacatgtcactctaggtAATTGTGTCcataaaaattacattgaAGATGGCCTAATAAATACTGATTACGTGGATGTATAGAGGCCATGCCAGCAgcgatatatcatatatgtttaTGGTAGTAAAAGTAGAGTAATAGTGATGACGTTACTACCTACAGTAGAGTAGAGGCCACAAATAAGTTGCAATCACATATCACATTCCATGGACACAATTCTACGTCCCATTCCCATTCAAAATCGATGCTATGTTCCATCGCAGCCAAGCCAGAGCCACAACCTCTCGTTTTTACTTGGCCTACGCTTCTTTGGAATCGTCTGTAAGCTCTAACCTCCAATCAATCCATTACCATTTTCTCAATAAATGCACAGACTATACATAAagttaataataatattatatgcACCAATAAgttcattatatatatccGCGCGAGATAATTTATGCTGGAATTCATTCGCTCCTTCATATATACCAATATATATTCTCCATCTTACCAGCCTACACTATCACctgctaataattaattaacctgtACATATATTCCGTTTCAGTATTATTTAACAACTATACTAACCAACAAAACCGGCACATGCATCAACCACAAGGTTCTCAAGTAATAAGCAGATtccattattttcttttttcagaagataaactaattaaaccATAGTGTATCCAGTATATATTCCAACCTGCAGACAACAATGAAAgatgtcttatttaattgttcctctcttctcctttATTTTCAGAAATCCCACTTTCAAAATATGAAGGGCCAAAAATAAAGAGTTGCACACGacaaaagaaacaacaaacaaacacGGGCGTGCTTACCCCTACTCAATAGTGAATAGCATTCACGGTCTGACCGGACTCCCTAACGCTCCAGCACTGTTGAACTGCAAAACTAAAATTCATTCCTTCAACTATCATGCTATGCTTCCCTTTCTAATACAACATCCAGATAGCTCTGTCCTTCATTACATTTAAAAACCTACCATCAACATGCCACTGTCATGTACATTACATCACTGCTGCATTATTGGCACCTTGCATTAATGCCTTCTTGCCGAACTATCAGTTTCAgatttaactataaaaaacagTTCAGCTTCAATCCAGCTTTGACTAGCAGATGAGCCAGCTATCACTCTTCCTACAAATGGACACTGTATCCCCTTCTTTTGGTTTCTTGCTGACATGCTGCTAGGTGATAATGCCAAGCCTTCAACTTCTCCATCATAAACAGTAGCAAGAAAGAAGCAACAAGCCCTTTTTAtctgttacagtaaccaaatAGTATGAACAGATTCATGGTTTCTAAGCCTATAACTAATCAACCAGTGAGTTCACCAAGTTCCATTGCCACCATATACTTGACTTGTTGTAATAAATCTTCTTAGACTGCATAGCTCACAGAAATAAGCTGTCCTGGTTCTTTTGTGAAATTAAAATAGCCTGCCCATTTCTTTTCTGAAGCTAAAACAACCTGCCTAGGCAAAGGTCAGCGAATTACACCTGGTAGAAATTCTCCGACTGGCCAacgttttcttttctgaaacCAAACAACCCGCCTTAAGAAAGCATGGTCCTCCCAACCGCCAAACAATCCCTCTAAAACAGAAGCGACATCAGCCTAGAACAAAGGTTCTAACACACAAAAGCATTGCTCGCGTGTCAGCCATAAATGTGAGGACAACTGCAACATCACAAGCCTATTGCATTGCATTTTCAGTACTGAAAACAGCACCATCAACCTGCTCCTTCTTCACATATTCTTCCCTGGGCAGGTCCTTCAATAGCAGTAGGAAGCAAAACATCCTTTTTATAGATGAGGAAGCACTGCATAACATCCTgatgaacaaaaaataccAATTAGATCGCAGAATTATAACCAACGATCGATGTTACAGTTTCTGCAACTGTACATAACACATGCTTCCACACGCTATTCGAAGCAGCAAATCAGGATTATCACTTTGTTGTACAGTACTTTGCATACCAGTATAATTCATAACTCCCAGAACGCTTTAGACTTCTTTGATTTCCAAGCCATATGGTCAAGTGGATAACAGCTGGGGACCTTAGGTAATACAACAGCTTCCTTATCCCTTCAGCCACATACAGGTACACAGATAGGGCAATCTATTAATATGGCAGAATTGGCTAGGACACACGGGTGATAGAAGCATAAAAGGTCTAGCAAACAGAGGATTGCTGCCAAATATGAAGAGAAATCTTCCATACATAAAACCAAGATGTATGAACTGATAATTAGTGCATAACGAATTCGCTGGTAGGCATGTTTTCCTTTAACTTCCATCAATTGTATTATACCAGCGATGCATGAATAATGTTTTTAAATGCTTGGGCTTACTAAACTAAGGTAACCAACTGATTGCCTAATTTGGAATCATGTATTACATTGCAGGTGTTCTTGGTCTGCCTGGTAGCAGGTTGCAGTATCTGCTGGTTCAACACAGTATGCTTTGTGCTATGTATACGCAGTTTCTCCTCGAGCAATCGCCCACTggccctctccctctccataAGCTTCAATGGGCTAAGTGCTGCATTCTACACCCTCTTTGCCAATGCCCTATCCCCCTTTTCCCCATCTGTGTACCTCCTCCTCAATGCCATTGTTCCTCTTGCCGCATCTCTTGTTGCGCTGCCAGCAATCCTCCTCTGCCACCCGCATGATGGCCACCTCCACATTGTGCCCAAGCATGACAAACATGTCTTTCTTGGTCTCTACATCCTTGCGTTCATCACTGGTATATATCTAGTGATCTTTGGCTCTTTCACCACAACAAACTCCACTGCATGGGCAGTCCTTACAGGCGCCATCATCCTCCTCGTTCTCCCTCTCATCATTCCTGCATCCTCCAGTTGCTTCCACATGGGCACACATACCCCTGATCCTGCAGTTCCACTCAACCACGATGATCCACAAAGACCACTTTTGCTCAATAATGATCATCGTACAGAATCTAATGACATGATGCAGAAGAGAGTGGAACACCAGATGCAGGATTGTTGCTTGGGGGTAATACTGGAGAAGGGACGCATGTTAGTTCTTTGTGAGGAGCACAGTGCAAAGAAGCTCATCCGATGTGTTGACTTCTGGTTATACTACACAGCCTACTTTTGTGGTGCCACTGTCGGGCTAGTGTACAGCAACAACCTGGGGCAAATTGCACAATCATTTCACATGCAATCTCAGCTCACCATGCTTCTTGCTGTCTACTCCTCCT is part of the Oryza brachyantha chromosome 11, ObraRS2, whole genome shotgun sequence genome and encodes:
- the LOC102716907 gene encoding protein trichome birefringence-like 34, with protein sequence MWTALFSHLREVHKRSAVKEDRIMKPLTEASGHKQAAGAASKMTVLQSPLGLRSILTSLVAFFIVASTVSLLFDRSGQDEAQVQLAVEQHQHQEVQLKKPAPAASVDEQKSVDRASLRRQGQQAQVQWTSELLDEARDAGDGEEEEECNWSLGRWVYDNSSRPLYSGLKCSFIFDEVACDKYGRNDTKYQHWRWQPHGCNLPRFNATKLLEKLRNKRMVFVGDSVNRNQWVSMVCLVEASIPDGRKMRVYNGSLISFKAFEYNATIDFYWSPLLLESNSDNPIIHRVEYRIIRADRIEKHASVWRDADVIVFNSYLWWRKQKADMTMKVMYGSFEDGDATLDQVEMVDGFEIALKKLTEWLGTNINKNKTRIFFAGSSPAHTWASDWGGDDNNKCLNETEPIETEGYKGATTDYSMMDKAKEIFATLEAKGIHVQILNITQLSDYRKDAHPTIFRRQYVPLTKQQIENPSIYADCMHWCLPGVPDVWNEFLYAYLMRK
- the LOC102717189 gene encoding uncharacterized protein LOC102717189 (The RefSeq protein has 2 substitutions compared to this genomic sequence), encoding MEASNRRRGGGRGGGGRWAVLVATVWIQAVTGTNFDFSAYSSALKASLGISQEALNYLATASDLGKALGWSSGLAVVYLPLPGVLLLSATLGLAAYALQYAIILDHLQLPYPLVFLVCLVAGCSICWFNTVCFVLCIRSFSSSNRPLALSLSISFNGLSAAFYTLFANALSPFSPSVYLLLNAIVPLAASLVALPAILLCHPHDGHLHIVPKHDKHVFLGLYILAFITGIYLVIFGSFTTTNSTAWAVLTGAIILLVLPLIIPASSSCFHMGTHTPDPAVPLNHDDPQRPLLLNNDHRTESNDMMQKRVEHQMQDCCLGVILEKGRMLVLCEEHSAKKLIRCVDFWLYYTAYFCGATVGLVYSNNLGQIAQSFHMQSQLTMLLAVYSSCSFFGRLLSALPDFLHRKVSFARTGWLAAALVPMPMAFFLMWKLHDINTLVAGTAVVGLSSGFIFAAAVSVTSELFGPNSIGMNHNILITNIPLGSLLYGQIAALVYDANGLKMSVIDNRNGMIETTVVCMGAKCYSTTFFVWGCITLLGLVSSIILFFRTRTAYTAAAGQQVVTTLAKFRDDRTP